The region gaataatccttttcagtttactattaaataaaggttttatagtcattaactaattaattatttaattaatcactattgtaattaaagtcctaattagaataggtagctaaattatctccaatttagttttaatatataaaaaataactaaattatctccaaattagtaggaatacctatcttttagtttgattgaactacaaaattaaaatattgtatttgatcaatatattattatttaaatttctattttattatttctaaagatattattaataaaattaagttaattatttaattatggttattataaaattaaaagaagaattttcagtatgaaaaaaaaaattaatagccgaatatattatatgtacttttataaaaatccttaactaatttaatattaattataaataaaaattgatataattataataaaattattaatatgttcattgacgagttacgttacgagtcacgtgcatagcacgtaatgcgaaactagttatatataaatgtatcACAAATTAATACTACATGACGAtttcaacaaaaacaaatactACATGACAATCTAATAGTGGAGATGGAATTTAATTATCATGAAAACACAATATGAGATATATTTGTTGTTGTAAGGACAATCTAAAGTAATTTTCAATTTGGGTCAGTTTTCTAAGATTTGATGCcttaaaaaatcccgacctttcatccccttttcaatcctaccctgacgttaaaaaattgtcaattttaccccattttgtatattttcatttcaattgtactctgaagcataaaattgatctttatttatttgacaaaagttcaataaacttttttaaaaatggtgaatttaatataaaaacttaatctaatgcaaaaagggtcaatttagctaatttttgccaaataaaaaaagatcaattttatgctttagggtacaattgaaatgaaaaaatgcaaaataaggtaaaattaacagatttgcaacgtcagggtaggattgaaaagggaatgAAGGGTCAGGgtttttaagatattaagccTTTTTCTAAAGCATATCAATGTTAACCAGAtgtacaatattttttttataggaaAAACCGGATATTATTAAATCAAAGCTGGTTGTTCAGCCAAAACATATCGAGTATGGAACATTTCCCAACCATCTAGACAAACTACTATTCTCAGAATGAACTTCCTTTGCTAACATATGAGCTGTTATTAGTTTGTCTAGAAACATAAACAAAACCCATACAAATGCTGCTACGGAGGATCTCAAAACAATCTTGAGCGATAAGGCCAACGTCATTACTAAGCAACTTGTTGTTATTGAAACTATCCTCTACGAATTTTGGATCATAATTGATAACAAAAGGAGTAAGATTTGTCTCGATAGCTAAGGTAACACCATCTCTGACAGCAAAAGCTTCCCCTATGCACACCTGTATCTGGCCTGCGTATTTCCTGCACTCCGATGCTAACACCACGACGCGCCAGTCCCTGATCACCACCCCAGTTCTAAAGCCATTCTCTGTAAAATCTGCATCCACATTAACAGAGAAGACCCATTGCTTTGGTGGAACCCATCTTTTATCTGAATATGGCATCCAATGCAACACTTATAACATTCTATTTTTGCTATCACCTGCCTCTTTGTACTCCTCAAAATACGACTGAGCCCATTGAACCAGCTGATCCTTCGGCTTTTCATCTCCCCCAAACAACCTCACGGTCCTAATGTGCCAAATAAGCCagattaagataaaaaaaacagcAAAATCTTCTCTATTTAATTCCTTAAACGCATGAATTAATAGGTCTTGTAGCTTCCTATTGACCTCAGGTTTCAACATCCTAGCGCCATTCCAAGATTTCCACACTACTTTGGCTTCTTTGCAAAACCACAACACATGAATAGCAGAATCTACATTAAAACCGCAAGACGGGCACGAGACATCAACACACATCCCTCTATTCTGCA is a window of Mercurialis annua linkage group LG2, ddMerAnnu1.2, whole genome shotgun sequence DNA encoding:
- the LOC126668244 gene encoding uncharacterized protein LOC126668244; its protein translation is MVLKCKYFKNSSFLEAKCPRTASFTWKSIMWGRELLNEGLRGRIGTCERVKIYRDRWIPIETRTRQVDTQRWHYGAKGSYIVRSCYHLAMNLRYEASGSDSSNCMRWWNSSRRFIYPLRLNLQNRGMCVDVSCPSCGFNVDSAIHVLWFCKEAKVVWKSWNGARMLKPEVNRKLQDLLIHAFKELNREDFAVFFILIWLIWHIRTVRLFGGDEKPKDQLVQWAQSYFEEYKEADKRWVPPKQWVFSVNVDADFTENGFRTGVVIRDWRVVVLASECRKYAGQIQVCIGEAFAVRDGVTLAIETNLTPFVINYDPKFVEDSFNNNKLLSNDVGLIAQDCFEILRSSICMGFVYVSRQTNNSSYVSKGSSF